The proteins below come from a single Rhodococcus sp. WMMA185 genomic window:
- a CDS encoding MarR family winged helix-turn-helix transcriptional regulator produces the protein MQTVHRLRALAVELNLLGTEFAHMHGLHTTDLRALICILDTERAGLDATPGLLGSQLAINSASVTALLDRMEKAGLIRRTRDPDDRRRSLLAVTPRAVEIGQTFFGPLIASTIEVLDGFDAAERDSISRFLDGVNHAVAVERRGSGQ, from the coding sequence ATGCAGACCGTGCACAGATTGCGCGCACTCGCGGTCGAGTTGAATCTGCTCGGTACCGAGTTCGCGCACATGCACGGGCTGCACACCACCGACCTCCGCGCCCTCATCTGCATTCTGGACACCGAACGCGCGGGCCTGGACGCGACGCCCGGCCTGCTCGGCAGTCAACTCGCCATCAACTCCGCGTCCGTCACCGCTCTTCTCGATCGAATGGAGAAGGCGGGTCTGATCCGGCGAACCCGGGACCCCGATGACCGCCGCAGGTCGTTGCTTGCCGTCACTCCCCGCGCCGTCGAAATCGGCCAAACGTTCTTCGGGCCTCTCATCGCCTCGACCATCGAGGTCCTCGACGGCTTCGACGCCGCCGAGAGAGACTCCATCTCGCGGTTTCTCGACGGCGTGAACCATGCAGTGGCGGTCGAACGCCGGGGCAGCGGTCAGTAA
- a CDS encoding alpha/beta fold hydrolase has product MVIADDFFRAYDALLDAWPADVAAVDVPTPFGSTRVNVCGPESAVPILLLPGGGATSTVWANNIGALSRRHRVYAVDVMGDVGRSVNAGAPMRSVDDLFVWLDSILDHFGSASATVVGHSYGAMIGLAYALHDARRIDGLVLLDPTSCFAGMSPKYLLRAVPLLIRPTEKRQRNLIGWEAAGAEVDERWLDVTALGAATFGRTRLVVPRRPSADALGGLTVDTTVVLAGDSRAHDVGRVAENVRKTVPAATVTTINGTTHHALPMAASHAVDAAILCAVG; this is encoded by the coding sequence ATTGTGATAGCGGACGACTTCTTCCGGGCCTATGACGCGTTGCTCGACGCCTGGCCCGCGGACGTGGCGGCGGTGGACGTGCCGACACCCTTCGGGTCGACACGCGTCAACGTCTGCGGGCCGGAGTCCGCAGTGCCGATTCTCTTGCTGCCCGGGGGAGGCGCGACGTCGACGGTATGGGCGAACAACATTGGGGCGCTATCTCGACGGCACCGGGTGTACGCGGTCGACGTCATGGGCGACGTGGGTCGTAGCGTGAACGCCGGTGCACCGATGCGTTCTGTCGACGACTTGTTCGTTTGGCTGGATTCGATACTCGACCATTTCGGGTCGGCTTCGGCGACCGTGGTCGGTCACTCGTACGGCGCCATGATCGGGCTCGCGTATGCGCTGCATGATGCCCGCCGCATCGACGGCCTGGTATTGCTGGACCCGACGTCCTGTTTTGCGGGAATGAGCCCGAAGTACTTGCTCCGCGCCGTGCCGTTGTTGATTCGGCCCACCGAGAAGCGGCAACGGAACCTGATCGGCTGGGAGGCTGCAGGCGCCGAAGTGGACGAACGCTGGCTCGACGTCACCGCGCTCGGGGCGGCAACCTTCGGCCGGACCAGACTCGTCGTGCCGCGCCGTCCGAGTGCCGATGCGCTGGGAGGATTGACGGTCGACACCACAGTGGTTCTGGCGGGAGACAGTCGGGCGCACGACGTGGGGCGGGTCGCCGAGAACGTGCGCAAGACGGTTCCTGCGGCAACCGTCACGACGATCAACGGAACCACCCACCATGCGCTGCCGATGGCCGCGTCCCACGCGGTCGACGCGGCCATTCTGTGCGCCGTCGGCTGA
- a CDS encoding alpha/beta fold hydrolase, translated as MTITVLTCRGVGEPFPSPMLANVTRLLDPRRFRVNAVQWEASYGPVPDLHGISFDEALRSGRELLLDTVANDPNPVILVGYSAGAALVGNVAEEIACTNLPGMNVRGVGLISDPLRSPRNPVNPGATGWGIAGRRPIGSVFPVWHCADPADAITCCPPNSPLRTFADQSAAFSLADPHAWVADLLDRLRTRRWQATIRDWRNIPHVWRAYSRAIAGVRGYLNGEHTSYHLRRYPGSTRTYCEWLADRINQVKERD; from the coding sequence ATGACCATTACCGTGCTCACCTGCCGGGGCGTTGGTGAGCCCTTCCCGTCTCCGATGCTGGCGAACGTGACGCGGCTCCTGGACCCGAGGCGGTTCCGTGTCAACGCCGTGCAGTGGGAGGCCAGCTACGGGCCGGTACCTGACCTGCATGGAATCTCGTTCGACGAGGCGCTGCGATCCGGCCGGGAGCTGCTGCTCGACACCGTCGCGAACGACCCGAACCCTGTGATACTCGTGGGCTATTCGGCCGGTGCGGCGTTGGTCGGCAATGTCGCTGAGGAGATCGCCTGCACCAACCTTCCTGGAATGAACGTGCGCGGTGTCGGCCTGATCTCGGACCCGCTGCGGTCACCGCGCAACCCGGTCAACCCGGGTGCAACTGGTTGGGGCATCGCAGGACGACGACCCATCGGATCCGTGTTCCCGGTCTGGCACTGCGCTGACCCCGCAGACGCCATCACCTGCTGTCCACCCAACTCTCCATTGCGTACCTTCGCCGACCAGTCGGCCGCTTTCTCCCTCGCCGACCCGCATGCTTGGGTTGCGGACCTGCTCGACCGGCTCCGGACGCGACGATGGCAGGCGACCATCCGGGACTGGCGCAACATCCCACACGTGTGGAGGGCGTACAGCCGTGCGATCGCCGGTGTTCGTGGGTATCTCAACGGCGAGCACACGTCTTATCACCTTCGGCGATACCCCGGCAGCACCCGCACCTATTGCGAATGGCTCGCAGACCGCATCAACCAAGTCAAGGAGCGCGATTGA
- the bluB gene encoding 5,6-dimethylbenzimidazole synthase has translation MTESVGTAESTSEPTLSVYDAIRRRRDVRAEFTGKPIAEDVLRRILGAGHCAPSVGNTQPWDFIVVRDTGTLADFADHVAGARSRFAESLPEDQKKTFDPIKIEGIRESGMGVVVTYDRSRGGEHILGRHTIDDTGLFSAVLAIQNLWLAAAAENVGVGWVSFYDESYLAELLGIPDPVRPIAWLCVGNVTEFQQVPDLERFGWRGRRPLADAIHLEKF, from the coding sequence GTGACCGAGTCTGTGGGAACTGCTGAATCGACATCCGAACCCACCCTGTCCGTCTACGACGCGATCCGCCGTCGCAGGGACGTACGAGCCGAATTCACCGGGAAGCCGATTGCCGAGGACGTCCTGCGGCGCATCCTGGGAGCCGGCCACTGCGCCCCCAGCGTCGGCAACACCCAGCCGTGGGACTTCATCGTTGTGCGCGACACCGGGACACTGGCCGACTTCGCCGATCACGTGGCGGGTGCCAGGAGCCGGTTCGCCGAATCACTGCCCGAAGATCAGAAGAAGACCTTCGATCCCATCAAGATCGAAGGGATTCGCGAGAGCGGCATGGGTGTGGTGGTGACCTACGATCGCAGTCGCGGCGGCGAACATATCCTCGGTAGACACACGATCGACGACACCGGGCTGTTCTCGGCCGTTCTGGCGATTCAGAATCTCTGGCTCGCTGCGGCGGCCGAGAACGTAGGCGTCGGTTGGGTGTCGTTCTACGACGAGTCCTATCTTGCGGAACTGCTCGGAATCCCTGATCCGGTGCGCCCGATCGCCTGGCTCTGCGTGGGTAATGTCACAGAGTTCCAACAGGTCCCGGATCTAGAACGTTTCGGGTGGAGGGGGCGCCGACCACTGGCCGACGCCATCCACCTCGAGAAGTTCTAA
- a CDS encoding YVTN family beta-propeller repeat protein: protein MPHKTIDTTHRGAGPGVRARTGPRCTAGLAAILAAGLMLTAGPAAQADTVETTIPVGASPVGVAITTDGTRAFVTSQGDGTVSVIDTATNSVTGTIDVGSVPSRIAITPDGTGAYVTNWSDGTVSVIDTATNTETTTIGVGSDPYGVAITPDGTRAFVTNFHDSTVSVIDTATNSVTDTIGFEADLRPYGVAITPDGTSAYIANQFGDSVFVIDTTTNDIAGIIDVGDGPVEVAITPDGTHAYVTNSSDNSVSVIDTATNTVTITINAGDDPEGVAPQGVAITPDGTRAYVTNYLANTVSVIDTVANTFTTFDVGIGPRAVAFTPDGTGAYVTNQNDSSVSVLEIDTEPTLTGTPPAGAVGQPYEYAFTLTGQPAPTITVIAGSLPDGLTLSADGVLSGTPTTVGPSAFLISAGNGIGGDVQLSVALDITDTPPTGSSGSLGFTGS from the coding sequence ATGCCTCACAAGACCATCGACACGACCCACCGTGGGGCTGGCCCTGGGGTCCGGGCTCGTACCGGACCACGATGCACCGCAGGCCTTGCCGCGATCCTCGCGGCGGGGTTGATGCTCACGGCCGGCCCGGCCGCGCAGGCGGACACCGTCGAGACCACGATCCCGGTCGGTGCCAGTCCGGTCGGGGTGGCGATCACCACCGACGGAACCCGCGCCTTCGTCACCAGCCAGGGCGACGGCACGGTGTCGGTCATCGACACCGCCACCAACTCCGTCACCGGCACCATCGACGTCGGCAGCGTCCCGTCCCGGATCGCGATCACCCCCGACGGCACCGGCGCCTACGTCACCAACTGGTCGGACGGCACGGTGTCGGTGATCGACACCGCCACCAACACCGAGACCACCACCATCGGCGTCGGCAGCGACCCGTATGGGGTGGCGATCACCCCCGACGGAACCCGCGCCTTCGTCACCAACTTTCACGACAGCACGGTGTCGGTCATCGACACCGCCACCAACTCCGTCACCGACACGATCGGCTTCGAGGCCGACCTCCGCCCGTATGGGGTGGCGATCACCCCCGACGGGACCAGCGCCTACATCGCCAACCAGTTCGGCGACTCAGTGTTCGTCATCGACACCACGACCAACGACATCGCCGGCATCATTGACGTTGGCGACGGTCCGGTCGAGGTGGCGATCACCCCCGACGGAACTCACGCCTACGTCACCAACTCCAGCGACAACTCGGTGTCGGTAATCGACACCGCGACCAACACCGTCACCATTACCATCAACGCTGGCGACGACCCGGAAGGGGTAGCCCCGCAAGGGGTGGCGATCACCCCCGACGGGACCCGCGCCTACGTCACCAATTATCTGGCCAACACCGTGTCAGTGATCGACACCGTGGCTAACACCTTCACCACCTTCGACGTTGGTATCGGTCCGCGCGCGGTGGCGTTCACCCCCGATGGCACCGGCGCCTACGTCACCAACCAGAACGACAGCTCGGTGTCGGTCCTCGAGATCGACACGGAACCGACTCTGACCGGCACACCGCCGGCCGGGGCCGTCGGGCAACCCTACGAGTACGCCTTTACCCTCACCGGGCAGCCGGCCCCCACCATCACCGTTATCGCCGGCAGCCTGCCCGACGGATTGACCCTCAGTGCTGATGGTGTTCTGTCCGGCACCCCGACGACCGTTGGGCCATCAGCATTCCTCATCTCCGCGGGTAACGGCATCGGCGGAGACGTTCAGTTGTCCGTAGCCCTCGATATCACCGACACCCCACCGACGGGGTCCTCGGGTTCGCTCGGTTTCACGGGATCGTAG
- a CDS encoding CobW family GTP-binding protein: MAKKRIPVVIVAGFLGSGKTTLLNHVLRNNRGVRVGVIVNDFGAVNIDSMMVAGQVDSMVSLSNGCMCCAVDVSDMDEMLGRLAHPSSQIDVIIVEASGLAEPRNMIRLVLGSENPYVAYGGLVVMIDGEQFEQMSAQHPDLGKHVTLADLIILNKTDRIDDGRRAAVQAMARGYNDRAPVLTTAHGRIEPTLLFDRESGREPSAGEQLTLDQLLLDESGECDGHDHLHSSYEAVDFDSSAPIDPRRLVDFLETRPVGIYRVKGFVHFAVPGQSRKFEVQTVGPHIRFTSTRWEPGEDRTTRLVLIGVDIEPEHVRSRLERCVVSDGEETDPGAMLGIHRYTVTA, encoded by the coding sequence TTGGCGAAGAAGCGGATTCCCGTCGTCATCGTCGCCGGATTCCTCGGTTCGGGGAAGACCACGTTGCTCAATCACGTGCTGCGCAACAACCGTGGGGTCAGGGTCGGCGTCATCGTCAACGACTTCGGGGCGGTGAACATCGATTCGATGATGGTCGCCGGGCAGGTCGATTCCATGGTGTCGCTGAGCAACGGCTGCATGTGTTGCGCCGTGGATGTGAGCGATATGGATGAGATGCTCGGCCGTCTTGCCCATCCGTCGTCGCAGATCGATGTGATCATCGTGGAGGCCAGCGGACTTGCCGAGCCACGCAACATGATTCGGCTCGTGCTCGGGAGCGAGAATCCATACGTCGCCTACGGCGGACTCGTCGTGATGATCGACGGTGAGCAGTTCGAACAGATGTCGGCGCAGCACCCGGATCTCGGAAAACACGTCACGCTGGCCGACCTGATAATCCTCAACAAGACCGATCGCATCGACGATGGACGCCGTGCCGCCGTGCAGGCGATGGCCCGCGGCTACAACGACCGCGCACCCGTCCTGACTACCGCGCATGGGCGGATCGAGCCAACGCTACTGTTCGACCGCGAGTCCGGCCGCGAACCTTCGGCAGGGGAGCAACTTACCCTCGACCAACTGCTACTCGATGAGTCTGGCGAATGTGATGGGCACGACCATCTGCATTCATCCTATGAGGCAGTCGATTTCGATTCTTCTGCACCGATCGACCCACGCCGTCTGGTCGATTTCCTCGAGACGAGACCGGTCGGGATCTATCGCGTCAAGGGGTTCGTGCACTTCGCCGTGCCCGGGCAGTCACGCAAATTCGAGGTGCAGACCGTCGGCCCGCATATCCGGTTCACATCGACGCGGTGGGAGCCCGGTGAAGACCGCACGACTCGACTGGTCCTCATCGGCGTGGACATCGAACCCGAGCACGTACGCAGCAGGCTCGAGCGTTGTGTCGTGTCGGACGGTGAGGAAACCGACCCCGGCGCCATGCTCGGCATTCACCGCTATACGGTGACGGCGTGA